In Aequorivita sp. H23M31, a single window of DNA contains:
- the kbl gene encoding glycine C-acetyltransferase, with the protein MYGEIKDHLRKELKDIEENGLYKKERIITSPQDAVIKISTGQEVINFCANNYLGLSNHPEVVQAAKDAMDTHGFGMSSVRFICGTQDIHKELEKKIADFYGYEDTILYAACFDANGGVFEPLLGEQDAIISDSLNHASIIDGVRLCKASRYRYENSNMEDLEKQLKASQANGDRFKLIVTDGVFSMDGLVAPLDKICDLAEKYDAMVMVDDCHATGFLGKTGRGTVEEKGVMDRIDIVTGTLGKALGGAMGGYTTGKKEIIEMLRQRSRPYLFSNSLAPAIVGASIKVFDLLANDNTLSDKLAENADYFKKGMKAAGFDIIEGDSAIVPVMLYDAKLSQQMADMLLEEGIYVIGFFFPVVPKGKARIRVQLSAAHTREHLDKAINAFKTVGKKLGVINA; encoded by the coding sequence ATGTACGGAGAAATCAAAGATCACTTACGTAAGGAACTTAAGGATATAGAAGAAAACGGTCTTTATAAAAAAGAGCGGATTATTACTTCACCCCAAGATGCGGTAATAAAAATCTCCACCGGGCAGGAAGTTATCAATTTTTGTGCAAACAATTATTTGGGTCTTTCAAACCATCCCGAAGTGGTTCAGGCGGCAAAGGATGCAATGGACACCCATGGCTTCGGAATGTCTTCCGTGCGCTTTATTTGTGGAACCCAAGACATACATAAGGAATTGGAGAAAAAGATCGCTGATTTTTATGGGTATGAAGATACCATTCTATATGCCGCTTGCTTTGACGCTAATGGCGGAGTTTTCGAACCACTTTTGGGAGAGCAAGATGCCATCATTTCCGACTCGTTAAATCACGCTTCCATAATTGATGGGGTTAGGCTCTGTAAGGCCTCTCGCTATCGCTATGAAAATAGCAATATGGAGGATCTTGAAAAACAATTAAAAGCTTCACAAGCAAACGGTGATAGATTTAAGCTTATCGTTACAGATGGTGTATTCTCTATGGATGGTTTGGTAGCTCCTCTGGATAAAATTTGTGATCTGGCAGAGAAATATGATGCTATGGTTATGGTGGACGATTGCCACGCTACAGGATTTCTAGGGAAAACCGGACGAGGAACAGTGGAGGAAAAGGGTGTAATGGATAGAATTGATATCGTTACAGGAACTCTGGGTAAGGCTTTGGGAGGTGCAATGGGAGGTTATACAACCGGTAAAAAGGAAATAATTGAAATGTTGCGTCAGCGTTCCCGTCCATATCTCTTTTCGAATTCACTTGCTCCTGCAATTGTTGGGGCATCAATTAAAGTTTTCGATCTGCTCGCCAATGACAACACCTTGAGCGATAAATTAGCTGAAAATGCTGATTATTTCAAAAAAGGAATGAAAGCCGCAGGTTTCGACATAATTGAGGGGGATTCCGCAATTGTACCAGTAATGCTATATGACGCCAAGCTTTCGCAACAAATGGCCGATATGTTATTGGAGGAAGGGATATATGTAATAGGATTTTTCTTTCCTGTAGTTCCAAAAGGGAAGGCTCGAATTCGTGTGCAACTATCTGCTGCCCACACAAGAGAGCATCTGGATAAGGCTATAAATGCATTTAAAACTGTTGGTAAAAAATTAGGTGTAATTAATGCCTAA
- a CDS encoding BatD family protein has protein sequence MKMKNLIFLFGFMLCGLAAKAQVQFDAKVSKNRLGVNERLRVDFEMNQDGDNFTPPSFENFRVVGGPNQSISNSWINGKRSFSKTYSYFLAPQKTGKILIGQATIEVKGEIYKTSPVEVTITAAVDVPKDGNNADYLASENVHLVAEISKTNPYLNEAITVTYKLYVSHEVSITSQWREIDTPKYADFWSQNIDNRNNYKVYDGKYNGQDYRYVILRTTVLYPQKTGELEIEPLTLDIPIDVQGNRRDIFGRRVMERVNKTISAGKRTINVKPLPIAGKPDGFNGAVGDFQFDVTTNKTQLNANESLQMDVKVSGKGNLKLFTTPTVKLPSSLEVYEPEHSENVTTTIAGMQGSISDSYTIVPQFKGTYPIQPLSFSFFDPKSEKYRTITSKEFTIDVENGPLTANTNQNSAKDHKQAVVLSQDNFKYIKLDANLKSLDQEPFFNSPLFWSLLGGPFLLIPLFILVGKKRKERLADVEGNKLRRANKLAKKYLSEAKRNISNPIAFYEALERALHNYLKAKLNIETSEMEKVLISEMLVDRKVEATTVDSFIGLLKSCEFARYASSSQASVAQDYQKAVEVISNIDKQIQ, from the coding sequence ATGAAGATGAAGAATTTAATATTTCTATTTGGATTTATGCTGTGTGGCTTAGCTGCGAAGGCACAAGTTCAATTTGATGCAAAGGTGAGCAAAAACCGGCTTGGGGTCAATGAGCGACTGCGAGTTGATTTTGAGATGAACCAAGATGGCGATAATTTTACCCCACCTAGTTTTGAAAATTTCCGGGTCGTGGGGGGTCCGAACCAGTCCATCAGTAATTCGTGGATTAATGGTAAGCGTAGCTTTTCAAAAACGTATTCTTATTTTTTAGCTCCACAAAAAACAGGGAAGATCTTAATAGGCCAAGCCACAATTGAAGTAAAGGGCGAAATCTATAAAACTTCTCCGGTCGAGGTTACCATAACCGCGGCAGTGGATGTTCCCAAAGATGGCAACAATGCGGATTATTTGGCAAGTGAAAATGTTCACTTAGTTGCCGAAATTTCCAAAACTAATCCTTATTTAAATGAAGCGATTACGGTAACCTATAAACTGTACGTCTCTCACGAAGTGAGCATTACCAGTCAATGGCGTGAAATCGATACCCCAAAATATGCTGATTTCTGGAGTCAGAATATTGATAATCGTAATAACTACAAGGTTTACGATGGAAAGTATAATGGTCAGGATTATCGATATGTAATTTTAAGAACAACTGTGCTGTATCCACAGAAAACAGGAGAGCTTGAAATTGAACCTCTTACTTTGGATATACCAATAGACGTTCAAGGTAACCGTCGCGATATTTTTGGTCGTCGTGTAATGGAGCGGGTAAACAAAACCATTTCTGCCGGGAAGAGAACCATCAACGTAAAACCATTACCTATTGCTGGAAAACCCGATGGGTTTAACGGGGCAGTTGGAGATTTCCAATTTGATGTTACTACAAATAAGACCCAGCTTAATGCAAATGAATCCCTTCAAATGGATGTGAAGGTTTCGGGAAAAGGGAATTTGAAGTTATTTACTACACCTACAGTAAAATTACCTAGCTCCCTTGAAGTATATGAGCCAGAGCATTCGGAAAATGTCACTACCACCATTGCGGGGATGCAAGGTTCTATTAGCGATTCTTATACGATTGTACCACAATTTAAAGGTACTTATCCAATTCAACCTTTATCTTTTTCATTTTTCGATCCAAAATCTGAAAAATATAGAACTATTACTTCCAAGGAATTTACTATTGATGTTGAGAATGGGCCATTAACTGCTAATACCAACCAGAACAGCGCAAAGGATCATAAGCAAGCAGTGGTTCTTTCGCAGGACAATTTTAAGTATATCAAGCTGGATGCAAATTTAAAATCCTTAGATCAAGAACCATTTTTTAATTCACCGCTTTTTTGGTCGCTATTGGGCGGACCATTCCTTTTAATTCCCTTGTTCATTCTTGTAGGAAAAAAACGTAAAGAACGCTTGGCCGATGTTGAAGGAAATAAATTACGTCGAGCGAACAAGCTTGCCAAAAAATATTTATCAGAAGCTAAAAGGAATATTTCCAATCCCATTGCTTTTTATGAAGCTTTGGAGCGTGCCTTACACAATTACCTAAAAGCCAAACTTAATATCGAGACTTCCGAAATGGAAAAAGTACTGATCTCAGAAATGTTGGTTGATAGAAAAGTTGAGGCCACTACCGTGGATAGCTTTATAGGCTTATTAAAGAGTTGTGAATTTGCGAGATACGCATCTTCCTCCCAGGCATCCGTAGCGCAGGACTACCAGAAAGCGGTCGAGGTAATTTCTAATATTGATAAACAAATACAGTAA
- a CDS encoding SH3 domain-containing protein, which produces MMKKLLFLSILFFSIFGFGQNEKLFDQGKELYKNGKYQQAINSWMQILENGQASAELYFNIGNAQYKLNQIGPSIYYYEKALQLQPNDSDIKNNLAFAENARIDAIEPLPQSVFSKWYENVATTFTFDGWAIAGVIFSIVFVGLFLLYYFSYSERRKRLLFATSILAVLLMVGTVTMAFLTYGDYSNNQPAIIFSTQSEVKSEPSMGSNSAFVLHEGTKVQITAQDGNWYRIALADGKDGWIPASDLKQL; this is translated from the coding sequence ATGATGAAAAAGCTGTTATTTCTTTCGATTTTATTCTTTTCTATTTTTGGTTTCGGCCAGAACGAAAAACTTTTTGATCAGGGTAAGGAACTTTATAAAAATGGTAAATACCAACAAGCGATCAATTCCTGGATGCAAATTCTTGAAAATGGCCAAGCTTCTGCTGAACTATATTTTAATATAGGGAATGCACAATACAAGTTGAATCAAATCGGTCCGAGTATTTACTATTATGAGAAAGCCTTACAGTTGCAACCAAACGATAGTGATATAAAAAACAATCTTGCGTTTGCCGAAAATGCGCGGATTGATGCAATCGAGCCCTTACCACAATCTGTATTTTCAAAATGGTACGAGAATGTCGCCACAACTTTCACTTTTGATGGATGGGCCATTGCCGGAGTTATTTTTTCAATTGTTTTTGTCGGCTTGTTTTTGCTGTATTATTTTTCCTATTCTGAAAGAAGAAAAAGACTGCTATTTGCTACCTCTATTCTCGCAGTTCTTTTAATGGTGGGAACGGTAACAATGGCTTTTTTAACCTATGGAGACTATAGCAACAACCAACCAGCCATAATATTTTCCACTCAAAGCGAGGTGAAATCTGAACCTTCAATGGGAAGTAATTCTGCATTTGTTCTCCACGAAGGCACCAAGGTCCAAATTACCGCACAAGATGGAAATTGGTACCGTATTGCTCTCGCTGACGGAAAAGATGGCTGGATCCCGGCGTCAGATTTGAAGCAACTTTAA